TCTATGGCATCAATTGCATTATTAATAATATTCATGAATACTTGATTCATTTGGGCTGCATAACACATTACTTCCGGGAGATAATCATATTCTTTAACAATCTCTATAGAGAAATTATTAGTATTAGCTTGCAGCCGATGTTGAACTATTAATAAAGTGCTATCAATACCATCATGCAAATTAACTGGCTTCATTTCGGCTTCGTCAAGGCGAGCAAAAGTGCGTAAAGATAAGACTAGCTGGGAAATTCTTTCAGCACCCGATTTTAGAGAACCAAGTATTTTTGGTAAATCCTCAGCAATATAATCTAAATCTATTGCTGTTACTTCTTCTTTAATGTCTATCTTTTGTTGATAAATATTTATTAATTTGAACAAATTATCTATGTGTTCTGTAACATATGTAATGTTACCGTAAATAAAATTAATAGGATTATTAATTTCATGGGCTACTCCAGCTACTAATTGCCCTAAGCCAGCCATTTTTTCACTTTGAATTAGCTGGCTTTGAGTGGCTTGCAATTCTTTAAGAGTATGAATGATTTCTTCTTTTTGACGCTCTGTTTGTGCGAGTAATTCCGCTTGCTGGATTCCTACTCCCAATTGAGTACCAATCTGCACTAATAAATCTACTTCATCTTCTTGCCAATCACGGGGGTTGGTATTTTGATAAGCACCTAATAATCCCCATATTTTATCACATTGAAAAATTGGCACAATTATATATGCTCTTGCCTGCATAGCTTCAATCAGAGCAATATGGTATTGAGAATAATCACTACCGTAAATATCTTTGATAACTAAATTTTTGCCATTAACAAAGTATCCACCTTGAGTTCTTTGTAAATAATCATCTGTAACTACAGGTTGAAGTTGGCTAACTGGTGTCCAACCCTCAGCTAAAGATTCGGCGACAAATTCACCACTCCAATCTGGATTGAAACAATAAATAATCACTCGCTCTACTTCTAAAAGTCGCCGCACTTCTTGGGTGCTAGTAGCAAAAATAGTATTTAAGTCCAGGGAACGGCGGATTTTCTCTACTGTCGCAGCTAATGCTTTTTCCCTTTGTGCAGCTTTTGCTAATTGTGTGGCTTGTACTTGTACCTGTTTTAAAGTTTCAGCTTGCTGTAAGGCTACCCCTAACTGCACCCCAACTTGCGCGAGTAAGTTAATTTCTTCTTCTTGCCAATAACGGGGTTGGGAGTTCTGATAAGCTACTAGCAATCCCCACAACTTATCACCTTGAGAAATAGGTACAAAAACCTCATTACGTGCATACTTACCAGCTTGGGTTCTTTGTAGTAGTAGCCGTTCTGTGAAAGGCTGTGGTTTAACTATTGGTGTCCAGCCATCAACAATAGAATCAGCAACAAATTCACCACTCCAGTCAGAATAAAAGCGATAAATTGCCACTCTTTCTACTTCTAACAGACGTAAAACTTCTTGAGTAGTAGTTTTAAAGATGGTATCGATATCGAGAGAGTGACGAATTTTTTCAACAGTGTTAGCTAACGCTCTTTGTCTTTCCGCAGCTTTGGTAAGTTCTGCGGCTTGGGTTTTTAATTGTTTTAAATATTCTGCTTGCTGTAATGCTACACCCAGTTGGGTGCTAATTTGAGTCAGTAAGTATACCTCATCTTCTTGCCATTCACGCTTGCTTGTATTTTGATAAATTGCTAGCAAACCCCATAGTTTTTGACCGTGGTAAATAGCAATAATTACATAAGCTCTAGCTTGGTAACTTTCTAATATCTTGATGTAGCAGTCGCTAAAGCCTGCATTATAAATATCATTACAGACTCGATAAATTTCACATTTTGTAAATAGCCCACCATCTGTTTGTTGTAGGTAAGTATCCACTACAGGGATAGTAGCTAAATCTTTGGCGCTACATTCACTAACATTTTTTCTGAGTTCTGCATTATTTACCTGTTCATCTATCAGAGAAATCCAACCATCAGCAACAGATTCAAAGACAAACTCACCGCTCCAATCTGGATTAAAACGGTAAATAGCCACGCGATCTGCATTTAATAGTTTTCTAATTTCTGTGGTACTGGTGCGGAAAATATTTTCTAAATCAAGGGACTGGCGAATTTTTTCGATAGCGATCGCCATGCTTCTTTGCCATTGTGTGGCTTTTTCTCTGGCTTTGGCTTGTGCTAATTGTGCTGATTGTGCTTTTACCTGTTCTAGATATTCGGCTTGTTGTAAAGCCACTCCTAAATGTTCAGCGATTAATTGTACAAATTCAATTTCTGATGCGTTCCATTGTCTGGGTCTATCACATTGATGAATACATAGCAATCCCCATAAATCCTTTCCTCTCATCAAGGGAGCGGTTATATTAGCACGTACTTGCAACTTTTCTAGCGTCTGAATTTGACAATCACTAATTTTAAGTTCGTAAATATCAGCAGTTGCTGTGATTTGTCCATGCTGATAGGGTTGAGCGAACTCCTCACCAAAACAGCGATCGCCAAGTTTAGCTGTGAGGACAGAACTCCACTCACTACCTACATCCTCATATATAAATTTTCCTTCCCATCCCAACTCAGGATAAAAACGCAACACTCCCACCCGATCAGTCTGTAATAGTTGACGTACTTCCCTAACAGTAATTTGCAATATCGTTTCTATATCCAGAGACTGACGAATCCGAGCAATTATCATAGACAAAGCTGTTTTCATGTCTAATTGATGTTCTTGCTCGGTAGGGTTTTGTAGGGGTTGTGTTTGATACAAGTTTTCCATTTTGTTGGGACTTAAAATATCAAAAAGTCTTGTCTACTTATTGTTCCCAATTGTCTAACAAATGTAACACTTGTTAGCAATTATCAAGTTTCAGTAAACAGTAAATAAACTACTAAATTAACTACACAATCTTCATAAAAAATTTAGGGATACGAGCTAATCGTATCCCTAAAAAAGCATTTGTTTGTTAGTGGTCAGTAGTTGGTGGTCAGTGGTCAGTTGTTTTAAAGTAAATGAAAATTCTGACAAAGAATTGATTAAACCAGAGCAAGAAACAACTAACAACTGACAAACAACAACTGAAACGCGCTAGCGCCGTTTGGGTGTGCTGCGTCGGACTTCGCGCTTTTCGTTGTCTCGAAGACGGCGATCGCGCCAGTCTGCTAGTGTTAGATAACCAACGCCGCCTGTAACAGCGAGTAATAGCACTATGGCTACTAAAGCCAAAATACTTAGGAATGGACTTTCCACGATTCTCCTACAGTCCGTTACGTCCCCAAACTACCATCGCAATCGACCAAGTAAACACAACTAACAGTGATACCCATCCCAGTGTCAAAATCGCCATAGTCTCTCTTTGAAATTTATTTACAAAATGTCTCTAATATTTATCATACTGGGGACTGGGTGTTTAGGGATGAGGGTCATGGATATGTTTCGGTGGATTGTGGAAATTGTTCTTCGACCTCTGGAGAAGAAAGGTTTTGTTCATTTACCTTAAAACCTCGCCCCTAGTGGGCGAAAAAAAGCTAAAACTTTTTCCTCATTCAAACCCCATCCCTTTATGGTTGAATTTAAAAGCCGTATCCCAACTTTCCAAAAAATAGTGAAAGATATAGCCCAGGAAAACCTTGCTATATCCAAATTTCTTAATTATGAATTACGAATTGGTATTATTTCCACTCAAGAGTAACTTTATCTAAATCCTGAACTTCCTGGTCGCTTAATCTCCAACCCAACGCGCCTGCATTTTGCTGTACCTGTTTGGCGTTTTTGACTCCAGCGATAGGAATTACGTTACCTTGAGCAATCAACCAGTTTAGGGCGACTTGCGCAGGAGTGCGATCGTATTTTTCACCTAAGCTACGTAGTAGTGATGTTACTGATGTAATTTTTTGCAATCCGTCTTTATTAAATCTTGGGTCTATACTTCTAGCACCTGTCGGTGTTTCACCACTTTCAGGGGAATATTTTCCTGTAAGTAACCCTTGGGCTAAGGGACTATAAGCCAAAATAGTTACATCTAACTCACGCGCAGTTGCAAAAATCCCGTTAGTTTCTATTTGGCGAGTTACCAAAGAATAGCGGACTTGATTCACCGCTAAAGGTACACCCTTAGCAGCTAAAATTTGATGCGCTTCACGCATTTGTGATGCTGAGTAATTACTTACACCAACAGAGGCAATTCTGCCGCGCTTCACCTCATCCGCTAAGGTATTTAACAAAGTTTCTTGACTTAA
Above is a genomic segment from Nostoc sp. MS1 containing:
- a CDS encoding GAF domain-containing protein, yielding MENLYQTQPLQNPTEQEHQLDMKTALSMIIARIRQSLDIETILQITVREVRQLLQTDRVGVLRFYPELGWEGKFIYEDVGSEWSSVLTAKLGDRCFGEEFAQPYQHGQITATADIYELKISDCQIQTLEKLQVRANITAPLMRGKDLWGLLCIHQCDRPRQWNASEIEFVQLIAEHLGVALQQAEYLEQVKAQSAQLAQAKAREKATQWQRSMAIAIEKIRQSLDLENIFRTSTTEIRKLLNADRVAIYRFNPDWSGEFVFESVADGWISLIDEQVNNAELRKNVSECSAKDLATIPVVDTYLQQTDGGLFTKCEIYRVCNDIYNAGFSDCYIKILESYQARAYVIIAIYHGQKLWGLLAIYQNTSKREWQEDEVYLLTQISTQLGVALQQAEYLKQLKTQAAELTKAAERQRALANTVEKIRHSLDIDTIFKTTTQEVLRLLEVERVAIYRFYSDWSGEFVADSIVDGWTPIVKPQPFTERLLLQRTQAGKYARNEVFVPISQGDKLWGLLVAYQNSQPRYWQEEEINLLAQVGVQLGVALQQAETLKQVQVQATQLAKAAQREKALAATVEKIRRSLDLNTIFATSTQEVRRLLEVERVIIYCFNPDWSGEFVAESLAEGWTPVSQLQPVVTDDYLQRTQGGYFVNGKNLVIKDIYGSDYSQYHIALIEAMQARAYIIVPIFQCDKIWGLLGAYQNTNPRDWQEDEVDLLVQIGTQLGVGIQQAELLAQTERQKEEIIHTLKELQATQSQLIQSEKMAGLGQLVAGVAHEINNPINFIYGNITYVTEHIDNLFKLINIYQQKIDIKEEVTAIDLDYIAEDLPKILGSLKSGAERISQLVLSLRTFARLDEAEMKPVNLHDGIDSTLLIVQHRLQANTNNFSIEIVKEYDYLPEVMCYAAQMNQVFMNIINNAIDAIENSQNAGEITEKPQITIRTKLEQKNIVICIADNGCGIPEEKRSRIFEPFFTTKQPGQGTGLGLSISYQIIVEKHGGQIKCISELGKGTEFCIEIPVK
- the petN gene encoding cytochrome b6-f complex subunit PetN gives rise to the protein MAILTLGWVSLLVVFTWSIAMVVWGRNGL
- a CDS encoding aldo/keto reductase translates to METITLGKNGPAVTPLCIGTWAWGDKLFWNYGNGYGPEQLQEAFNAALEAGVTFFDTAEIYGFGLSEELLGKFIKQANQPVQIATKFGPVPWRFTGQSVSDALTDSLKRLQLERVDLYQVHWPFAFLLSQETLLNTLADEVKRGRIASVGVSNYSASQMREAHQILAAKGVPLAVNQVRYSLVTRQIETNGIFATARELDVTILAYSPLAQGLLTGKYSPESGETPTGARSIDPRFNKDGLQKITSVTSLLRSLGEKYDRTPAQVALNWLIAQGNVIPIAGVKNAKQVQQNAGALGWRLSDQEVQDLDKVTLEWK